Below is a window of Candidatus Margulisiibacteriota bacterium DNA.
CGATCAGCAGGGCGCAGCCGGAGATCATGCCGATCGCCGGGGAGAGAAGTTTGCTGGCGACGATATACCCGCCCCCGCCAGTCGGAAAAAGCTCGACGATCTGGGAATAGCTTTCCGCGATGATAAAGATGGTCAGGGCGGTCGCCAGGGCGACCAGTAGTCCAAGAAAGTGGTGTTTGCCGAGCGTGATAAAAGCTTCCGACGGGCCGTAGCAGGAAGATGAAAGACCATCCGCGCCCAGCCCAACCCAGGCAAAAAAGGCGATCAGGGAGAGGTGCTGAAAAACGGAACGGTCCAGCGGGTTACGCGCTTCGCCGATAAATATATTCTTCAATCTTCCCGGCAGGGAAGGCTGCTTAGCGGGTATCATGGCTGTTCAAGGCAAACATCATAGCACAAGTTGATTTCAGCGTAAAATAGTTATAAGATACCGCAATCATGTTCAAGATCAGGCCGAGTTTGATCATCGTTATCAGCTTTTTGCTGGTCATTCTGACCGGCGCCATCCTCCTTTCTCTGCCGCTCGCTTCCTCGCAAGGGACAACGACCAATTTCCTGGACGCTTACTTCACGGCCAATTCCGCCACCTGCGTGACTGGACTGGTCACGCTCGACACCGGGACCCATTTTTCACTCTTCGGCAAGATCATTTTGATCCTCCTGATGCAGATCGGCGGCCTCGGTTACATGACCTTTTCGACCTTCATGGTCCTCGTCTTCCGCCACAAACTGTTCATCTCCCAGAAGCTCGTTATCCAGGAAGCGCTCAACGTCTATTCCAGCCGCGACGTCATCAATGTCCTGCGGCGGATCTTTGGCATCGTCTTTTTCTTTGAGGGGGTCGGCGCCCTGATCCTCGCCCTCCGCTGGTGGCCGGAGTTCGGCTTACCCAAAGCGATCTTCTGGGGAGTCTTTCACTCGGTCTCGGCCTTTAACAATGCCGGTTTCGCCCTGCCGGCTAAATTTGCCAATCTTATCCCTTACGCCACCGATTGGGTCATCAACCTGACAGTTACCACCCTGATCATTTTCGGCGGGCTCGGCTTTATCGTCATTGCCGATATCCTCCAGCACAAACGCTTTTCCCTCCACTCCAAAGTGGTCATCTTCACCACCCTCTGCCTGCTCATCGGCGGAACGATCTTTATCTTCGCCCTGGAACATAACAACCCCAAAACGATCGGGGGAATGAGCCTCCCCCACCAGGCGCTTGCCTCATATTTCCAGGCGGTCACCCCGCGGACCGCCGGCTTCAACACTATCGATTACGGCA
It encodes the following:
- a CDS encoding TrkH family potassium uptake protein, with protein sequence MFKIRPSLIIVISFLLVILTGAILLSLPLASSQGTTTNFLDAYFTANSATCVTGLVTLDTGTHFSLFGKIILILLMQIGGLGYMTFSTFMVLVFRHKLFISQKLVIQEALNVYSSRDVINVLRRIFGIVFFFEGVGALILALRWWPEFGLPKAIFWGVFHSVSAFNNAGFALPAKFANLIPYATDWVINLTVTTLIIFGGLGFIVIADILQHKRFSLHSKVVIFTTLCLLIGGTIFIFALEHNNPKTIGGMSLPHQALASYFQAVTPRTAGFNTIDYGKIVPATALFSMFLMFIGASPGGTGGGVKTTTFALIIMTIGATLRGAKNTIMFDRRVPAETVRRAFAITSLALALVAIAVFALNQSETFGLTEVAFETFSAFGTVGLSMGITPFLSSLGKIIIITVMFIGRVGPLTLMLALAMEQKEPKIEVPKEGISIG